From a single Brassica rapa cultivar Chiifu-401-42 chromosome A01, CAAS_Brap_v3.01, whole genome shotgun sequence genomic region:
- the LOC103856741 gene encoding uncharacterized protein At4g37920 isoform X2, translating to MANLLETSIFFSSADKLLSYPPSNPQTLLLPFSAFINGGRRRRKTSTLTFATDTVITSTEVKNTVEVGVVEDPMEVEVAQGYTMAQFCDKIIDIFLNEKPKVKEWKKYLVLRDEWNKYSVNFYKRCRTRADTETDSLLKQKLVSLESKVKKIDEEMEKHNDLLKEIQENPTDINAIAAKRRRDFTGEFFRYVALLSETLDGLEDRDAVARLSARCLSAVSAYDNTLENVETLDNAQAKFDDILNSSSVDTACEKIRSLAKAKELDSSLILLINSAYAAAKESQTVTNEAKDIMYQLYKATKSSLRSITPKEIKLLKYLLNITDPEERFSALATAFSPGDDHEAKDPKALYTTPKELHKWIKIMLDAYHLNKEETDIREAKQMSQPIVIQRLFVLKDTIEEEYLDKKTFVADGNTKKEEDTTTSVDEFLTERRGESVI from the exons ATGGCGAATTTACTGGAAACATCAATCTTCTTCTCGTCGGCGGATAAGTTACTGTCTTACCCTCCCAGTAATCCTCAAACCCTTCTTCTCCCTTTCTCTGCTTTCATCAATGGAGGAAGAAGGAGACGCAAAACCTCAACTCTCACCTTTGCTACTGACACTGTCATAACCA GTACGGAAGTGAAAAATACTGTTGAGGTTGGAGTTGTTGAGGATCCGATGGAAGTTGAGGTCGCTCAAGGCTACACCATGGCTCAGTTCTGCGACAAGATCATTGACATTTTCTTGAACGAGAAACCCAAAGTTAAAGAGTGGAAGAAGTATCTGGTGTTAAGAGATGAGTGGAACAAGTACAGTGTCAACTTCTATAAGCGTTGCAGAACACGAGCTGATACCGAAACTGATTCCTTATTGAAGCAGAAGCTTGTTTCTCTTGAGAGTAAAGTCAAAAAG ATAGATGAGGAAATGGAGAAGCACAATGATCTTTTGAAAGAGATTCAAGAGAACCCAACTGACATAAACGCCATCGCTGCCAAGAGACGTAGAGACTTCACCGGAGAGTTTTTTCGCTACGTTGCTTTGTTATCAGAAACTCTTGATGGCTTAGAAGACAGAGATG CTGTTGCTAGGCTTTCAGCTAGATGTTTATCCGCTGTGAGTGCTTATGACAATACACTGGAGAACGTTGAGACTTTAGATAATGCTCAAGCAAAGTTTGATGATATCTTAAACTCTTCCTCCGTGGATACTGCCTGTGAAAAGATCAGAAGCCTCGCTAAGGCCAAGGAACTAGATTCCTCATTGATTTTGTTAATAAACTCTGCTTATGCTGCTGCTAAAGAGTCTCAAACCGTTACAAACgag GCGAAAGACATAATGTATCAATTATACAAAGCTACAAAGAGCAGTCTTAGAAGCATCACGCCTAAAGAGATCAAACTGTTAAAGTACTTGCTCAACATAACAGACCCGGAAGAAAGATTCTCTGCTCTAGCAACAGCATTCTCTCCTGGGGATGACCATGAAGCCAAGGACCCTAAAGCATTATACAC gacgccaaAGGAGCTGCACAAGTGGATAAAGATAATGCTCGACGCTTACCATCTCAACAAAGAAGAGACTGACATCAGAGAAGCTAAACAGATGAGCCAACCTATCGTTATCCAGCGGCTGTTCGTCCTCAAAGACACCATCGAAGAGGAGTATTTGGACAAGAAGACGTTTGTGGCTGATGGAAAcacgaagaaggaagaagacacTACTACTTCCGTTGATGAATTTTTGACTGAAAGGAGGGGGGAGAGTGTAATTTAG
- the LOC103856741 gene encoding uncharacterized protein At4g37920 isoform X1, which yields MANLLETSIFFSSADKLLSYPPSNPQTLLLPFSAFINGGRRRRKTSTLTFATDTVITTTTSTEVKNTVEVGVVEDPMEVEVAQGYTMAQFCDKIIDIFLNEKPKVKEWKKYLVLRDEWNKYSVNFYKRCRTRADTETDSLLKQKLVSLESKVKKIDEEMEKHNDLLKEIQENPTDINAIAAKRRRDFTGEFFRYVALLSETLDGLEDRDAVARLSARCLSAVSAYDNTLENVETLDNAQAKFDDILNSSSVDTACEKIRSLAKAKELDSSLILLINSAYAAAKESQTVTNEAKDIMYQLYKATKSSLRSITPKEIKLLKYLLNITDPEERFSALATAFSPGDDHEAKDPKALYTTPKELHKWIKIMLDAYHLNKEETDIREAKQMSQPIVIQRLFVLKDTIEEEYLDKKTFVADGNTKKEEDTTTSVDEFLTERRGESVI from the exons ATGGCGAATTTACTGGAAACATCAATCTTCTTCTCGTCGGCGGATAAGTTACTGTCTTACCCTCCCAGTAATCCTCAAACCCTTCTTCTCCCTTTCTCTGCTTTCATCAATGGAGGAAGAAGGAGACGCAAAACCTCAACTCTCACCTTTGCTACTGACACTGTCATAACCACCACTACCA GTACGGAAGTGAAAAATACTGTTGAGGTTGGAGTTGTTGAGGATCCGATGGAAGTTGAGGTCGCTCAAGGCTACACCATGGCTCAGTTCTGCGACAAGATCATTGACATTTTCTTGAACGAGAAACCCAAAGTTAAAGAGTGGAAGAAGTATCTGGTGTTAAGAGATGAGTGGAACAAGTACAGTGTCAACTTCTATAAGCGTTGCAGAACACGAGCTGATACCGAAACTGATTCCTTATTGAAGCAGAAGCTTGTTTCTCTTGAGAGTAAAGTCAAAAAG ATAGATGAGGAAATGGAGAAGCACAATGATCTTTTGAAAGAGATTCAAGAGAACCCAACTGACATAAACGCCATCGCTGCCAAGAGACGTAGAGACTTCACCGGAGAGTTTTTTCGCTACGTTGCTTTGTTATCAGAAACTCTTGATGGCTTAGAAGACAGAGATG CTGTTGCTAGGCTTTCAGCTAGATGTTTATCCGCTGTGAGTGCTTATGACAATACACTGGAGAACGTTGAGACTTTAGATAATGCTCAAGCAAAGTTTGATGATATCTTAAACTCTTCCTCCGTGGATACTGCCTGTGAAAAGATCAGAAGCCTCGCTAAGGCCAAGGAACTAGATTCCTCATTGATTTTGTTAATAAACTCTGCTTATGCTGCTGCTAAAGAGTCTCAAACCGTTACAAACgag GCGAAAGACATAATGTATCAATTATACAAAGCTACAAAGAGCAGTCTTAGAAGCATCACGCCTAAAGAGATCAAACTGTTAAAGTACTTGCTCAACATAACAGACCCGGAAGAAAGATTCTCTGCTCTAGCAACAGCATTCTCTCCTGGGGATGACCATGAAGCCAAGGACCCTAAAGCATTATACAC gacgccaaAGGAGCTGCACAAGTGGATAAAGATAATGCTCGACGCTTACCATCTCAACAAAGAAGAGACTGACATCAGAGAAGCTAAACAGATGAGCCAACCTATCGTTATCCAGCGGCTGTTCGTCCTCAAAGACACCATCGAAGAGGAGTATTTGGACAAGAAGACGTTTGTGGCTGATGGAAAcacgaagaaggaagaagacacTACTACTTCCGTTGATGAATTTTTGACTGAAAGGAGGGGGGAGAGTGTAATTTAG
- the LOC103856835 gene encoding heat shock 70 kDa protein 9, mitochondrial yields MASVAILRAFRRREVQTASASAFRSIATNGKTNLIGKLGHLARPFCSRPIGNDVIGIDLGTTNSCVAVMEGKTPRVIENAEGTRTTPSVFAINQKGEFLVGTPAKRQGVTNPTGTISGSKRLIGRGFDDPQTQKEMKMVPYKIVKAPNGDAWVEANGQKFSPSQIGANILTKMKETAESYLGKSITKAVVTVPAYFNDAQRQATKDAGKIAGLDVERIINEPTAAALSYGMNNKEGVIAVFDLGGGTFDVSILEISSGVFEVKATNGDTFLGGEDFDNTLLEYLVSEFKRSDNIDLTKDKLALQRLREAAEKAKIELSSTSQTEINLPFITADASGAKHLNITLTRSKFEALVGKLIERTRSPCQNCLKDAGVSIKEIDEVLLVGGMTRVPKVQDIVSEIFGKSPCKGVNPDEAVAMGAAIQGGILRGDVKELLLLDVTPLSLGIETLGGIFTRLINRNTTIPTKKSQVFSTAADNQMQVGIKVLQGEREMAADNKSLGEFDLVGIPPAPRGMPQIEVTFDIDANGIVTVSAKDKATNKEQQITIRSSGGLSDDEINRMVKEAELNSHKDQEKKQLIDLRNTADTTIYSVEKSLSEYREKIPAEIASEIETAVSDLRTAMAGEEIEDIKAKLEAANKAVSKIGEHMSKGSGSSGTSGGEGEGSSGTEQTPEAEFEEASGSKK; encoded by the exons ATGGCCTCCGTCGCGATTCTACGCGCTTTCCGCCGCCGTGAAGTCCAAACGGCGTCCGCCTCCGCGTTTAGATCc ATTGCTACAAATGGGAAGACGAATTTGATTGGGAAGTTAGGTCACTTGGCGAGGCCTTTTTG CTCGAGGCCTATTGGGAATGATGTGATCGGTATTGATTTGGGAACCACCAATTCTTGTGTAGCTGTGATGGAAGGAAAG ACTCCTAGGGTTATTGAGAACGCGGAAGGAACAAGAACCACACCATCAGTGTTTGCTATTAACCAGAAGGGTGAGTTTCTCGTTGGAACACCAGCTAAACGCCAGGGTGTTACCAACCCAACAGGCACCATTTCCGGGAGCAAGCGTTTGATCGGGAGAGGTTTCGATGATCCCCAGACGCAGAAGGAGATGAAAATGGTTCCTTACAAGATTGTCAAGGCGCCGAACGGTGACGCTTGGGTTGAAGCCAACGGGCAGAAGTTTTCTCCCAGCCAGATTGGTGCTAACATCCTCACCAAAATGAAGGAAACCGCTGAGTCTTACCTCGGGAAGAGCATCACCAAGGCTGTTGTTACTGTTCCTGCTTACTTCAACGATGCGCAGAGGCAAGCGACGAAGGATGCTGGGAAAATCGCCGGTCTTGATGTGGAGAGAATCATCAACGAGCCGACGGCTGCTGCGTTGTCGTATGGGATGAACAACAAGGAGGGTGTGATAGCTGTGTTCGATCTTGGAGGTGGAACTTTTGATGTTTCTATCCTTGAAATCTCAAGCGGTGTTTTTGAGGTGAAAGCGACAAATGGAGATACCTTTTTGGGAGGAGAAGACTTTGACAACACTTTGTTGGAGTATTTGGTTTCGGAGTTCAAGAGATCAGACAACATTGATCTGACCAAGGACAAGCTCGCCCTCCAGAGGCTGAGAGAAGCTGCTGAGAAGGCCAAGATCGAGCTTTCTTCCACATCTCAGACCGAGATCAACCTGCCTTTCATCACCGCAGATGCTTCTGGAGCGAAGCACTTGAACATAACCTTGACCAGGTCCAAGTTTGAAGCTTTGGTCGGCAAGTTGATCGAGAGGACAAGATCCCCGTGCCAGAACTGTCTCAAGGATGCTGGAGTGTCGATTAAGGAGATCGATGAGGTTCTTCTTGTTGGTGGAATGACCCGTGTTCCCAAAGTGCAAGATATAGTCTCTGAGATCTTTGGAAAGAGCCCTTGCAAAGGTGTTAACCCCGATGAAGCTGTTGCCATGGGAGCTGCCATTCAAGGTGGTATCCTCCGTGGTGATGTCAAAGAGTTGCTCCTTTTGGATGTGACTCCTCTCTCACTAGGTATCGAGACACTTGGAGGAATCTTCACTAGGTTGATCAACCGAAACACCACCATCCCCACAAAGAAGTCTCAG GTTTTCTCCACAGCTGCAGACAACCAAATGCAAGTGGGAATCAAAGTTCTTCAAGGAGAGCGTGAGATGGCAGCTGACAACAAAAGTCTAGGAGAATTTGATCTCGTTGGGATCCCACCTGCGCCTAGAGGAATGCCACAGATCGAAGTTACGTTTGACATTGACGCAAATGGTATCGTGACTGTCTCAGCCAAAGACAAAGCAACGAATAAAGAGCAACAGATCACAATCAGATCTTCAGGTGGTCTCTCAGACGATGAGATCAACAGAATGGTGAAAGAAGCTGAGCTCAACTCACACAAGGATCAAGAGAAGAAGCAACTGATTGACCTTAGGAACACAGCTGATACCACGATCTACAGCGTTGAGAAGAGCTTGAGTGAGTACAGAGAGAAGATTCCTGCTGAGATTGCCTCTGAGATTGAAACTGCAGTGTCTGACCTCAGGACAGCAATGGCTGGTGAAGAAATCGAGGACATAAAGGCTAAGCTTGAAGCTGCAAACAAGGCAGTGTCGAAGATCGGAGAACACATGTCCAAGGGATCCGGTTCGTCTGGAACCTCTGGTGGTGAAGGTGAAGGTTCAAGCGGGACTGAGCAGACACCTGAAGCTGAATTCGAAGAGGCGAGCGGTTCAAAGAAGTGA
- the LOC103856919 gene encoding protein RMD5 homolog, with protein MELKSIKDAFDRVANKHKLSHTKTHEIVHMLSQELDKALSLMQDTQLDHKSILVDAKKLFTDKSPAAQLESAEKELNVALTKYPKVLEKQLNPEIAKAYRTNAEFDTHVVNQIIANFFYRQGMFEIGDCFVAETGESECTTRQSFVEMYEILEAMERRDLAPALNWAGANSERLKQARSDLEMKLHSLQFLKISQGQNSQEALSYARKHFAVYADSCLYEIQKLVCSLLWDKNLEQSPYSEFLSPVLWDNAVRELTRQYCNLLGESSESPLSVTVTAGTHALPVLLKYINVMANKKLDWQSVEQLPVAVELPEEFQFHSVFVCPVSKEQSSEDNPPMMMSCGHVLCKQTITRMSKNGAKTSFKCPYCPTDIDSTRCKQLYF; from the coding sequence ATGGAGTTAAAGAGCATCAAGGACGCGTTCGATCGCGTCGCGAACAAGCACAAACTCTCCCACACCAAAACGCACGAGATCGTTCATATGCTTTCTCAAGAACTCGACAAGGCGTTGAGCTTGATGCAGGATACTCAGCTCGATCACAAATCCATCCTCGTCGACGCCAAGAAACTCTTCACGGACAAGTCTCCAGCCGCTCAGCTCGAATCCGCCGAGAAAGAGCTCAACGTGGCTCTCACCAAGTACCCCAAAGTCCTCGAGAAGCAGCTCAACCCCGAGATAGCAAAGGCTTATAGAACCAATGCGGAGTTCGATACTCATGTGGTTAACCAGATCATCGCTAACTTCTTCTACCGCCAGGGGATGTTTGAGATCGGTGACTGTTTCGTCGCCGAGACTGGCGAATCTGAGTGTACTACGAGGCAGTCTTTCGTGGAGATGTATGAGATACTTGAGGCTATGGAGAGGAGAGATCTTGCACCGGCTCTTAACTGGGCAGGGGCTAACTCTGAAAGGCTGAAGCAAGCGAGGTCTGATCTGGAGATGAAGCTTCACAGCTTACAGTTTTTGAAGATATCTCAAGGGCAAAACTCGCAAGAGGCTCTCAGCTACGCGAGAAAGCATTTTGCTGTGTATGCAGATAGCTGTCTTTATGAAATCCAGAAGCTTGTTTGTTCTCTCTTATGGGACAAGAACCTCGAACAGTCGCCGTACTCGGAGTTTCTCTCTCCCGTTCTGTGGGACAACGCGGTGAGAGAGCTGACGAGGCAGTACTGCAACCTACTCGGCGAATCATCTGAGAGTCCGTTGAGTGTGACGGTAACGGCTGGTACGCATGCTTTGCCTGTGCTGTTGAAATACATTAACGTGATGGCGAACAAGAAGCTCGATTGGCAGAGTGTGGAGCAGCTTCCTGTGGCCGTGGAGCTGCCAGAGGAGTTTCAGTTTCATTCGGTGTTTGTCTGTCCCGTCTCCAAGGAACAGTCGAGCGAGGATAATCCTCCGATGATGATGTCTTGTGGCCACGTGCTTTGCAAGCAGACTATCACCAGAATGTCGAAGAATGGCGCCAAGACTTCTTTCAAGTGTCCTTATTGCCCGACCGATATAGACTCGACTAGGTGCAAGCAGTTATACTTCTGA